The Janthinobacterium lividum genome has a window encoding:
- the recD gene encoding exodeoxyribonuclease V subunit alpha — MQHNEQMDALQMDALFTHFDGVAEAGHLRRLSAAFARFIASLDEEAPNAPAVAVACVVLSELEGRGHSCLMLFELASEPSQLLGWSEELWHAVLAVSGPLPDSVDGWRALLAGAPQVWQVGAADVRQPLVLDGDRLYLRRYWRDESLVGEKIAVRAQGLINPPLAQVRQWLDILFDQPTQDGGPDWQKVACAIALRGKVAIITGGPGTGKTYTVASLLTLLFAVSPQPEQLRIALAAPTGKAAARLKQSIDKALEGLAAKAGEALPLLELARRMGAARTLHSLLGARPDTRAFAHHAGNPLDVDVLIIDEASMVHLEMMASVLDALPPTAILILLGDKDQLASVEAGAVLGDLCHDAQAGAYTPATIAYAQAASGVTIPPAFAGAAGALAQQTVMLRHSHRFSGPIGELALAVNGGRPDLAKACFASDSGGQLAWTVPAQQEDVLRLALRGRPDAPGGYQPYLALVNAGGEGYAQHDDWVRAVLHAFESFRILCAVREGEWGVAGLNTAIELRLEKEGLIRRSEWYVGRPVMVTRNDYGTGVFNGDIGLTLRDPARPGSLRVYFLEGENVRSVLATRLRHVETAFAMTVHKSQGSEFRHTVLVLPQEGGAMLARELVYTGITRARDFFTLVSPTQAVLFDAILRRTQRASGLRGLIG, encoded by the coding sequence ATGCAGCATAATGAGCAGATGGATGCCTTGCAGATGGACGCCTTGTTTACTCACTTTGACGGCGTGGCCGAAGCGGGCCATCTGCGCCGCCTGAGCGCCGCCTTTGCCCGCTTCATCGCCAGCCTGGACGAGGAGGCGCCGAATGCGCCCGCCGTGGCCGTGGCCTGCGTGGTGCTGTCCGAGCTGGAAGGGCGGGGGCACAGCTGTCTGATGCTGTTTGAGCTGGCCAGCGAACCGTCGCAACTGCTGGGCTGGAGCGAGGAGCTGTGGCATGCCGTGCTGGCCGTTTCCGGTCCGCTGCCGGACAGCGTCGATGGCTGGCGCGCGCTGCTGGCCGGTGCGCCGCAGGTGTGGCAGGTGGGGGCGGCCGATGTGCGCCAGCCGCTGGTGCTCGATGGCGACCGCCTGTATTTGCGCCGCTACTGGCGCGACGAAAGCCTGGTGGGCGAGAAAATCGCCGTCCGCGCGCAGGGTTTGATCAATCCGCCGCTGGCGCAGGTGCGGCAATGGCTCGACATCCTGTTCGACCAGCCCACGCAGGATGGTGGCCCGGACTGGCAAAAAGTGGCGTGCGCCATCGCCCTGCGCGGCAAGGTGGCCATCATCACGGGCGGACCGGGGACGGGCAAGACGTACACGGTGGCGAGCCTTTTGACCTTGCTGTTTGCCGTCTCGCCGCAGCCGGAGCAGCTGCGCATCGCGCTGGCCGCGCCGACGGGCAAGGCGGCCGCGCGCCTGAAACAGTCGATCGACAAGGCCTTGGAAGGTCTGGCGGCGAAGGCGGGCGAGGCGCTGCCCCTGCTGGAGCTGGCGCGGCGCATGGGCGCGGCCCGCACCCTGCATAGTTTGCTGGGTGCGCGGCCCGATACGCGCGCCTTTGCCCATCACGCGGGCAATCCGCTCGATGTCGACGTGCTGATCATCGATGAAGCATCGATGGTGCACCTGGAAATGATGGCCTCGGTGCTCGACGCCTTGCCGCCGACTGCGATCTTGATACTGCTGGGTGACAAGGACCAGTTGGCGTCGGTGGAGGCGGGCGCCGTGCTGGGCGACTTGTGCCACGATGCGCAGGCGGGCGCTTACACGCCGGCTACCATCGCGTATGCGCAGGCGGCCAGCGGCGTGACCATTCCGCCTGCCTTCGCGGGAGCGGCCGGTGCGCTGGCGCAGCAGACGGTGATGCTGCGCCACAGCCACCGCTTCAGCGGTCCGATTGGCGAGCTGGCGCTGGCCGTGAATGGCGGCAGGCCCGATCTGGCCAAGGCCTGCTTTGCCAGCGACAGCGGCGGCCAGCTGGCGTGGACGGTGCCGGCGCAGCAGGAGGACGTGCTGCGCCTGGCCTTGCGCGGACGTCCGGATGCGCCGGGCGGTTATCAGCCTTACCTGGCGCTGGTGAATGCCGGCGGCGAAGGCTACGCGCAGCATGACGACTGGGTGCGCGCCGTGCTGCACGCGTTCGAGTCGTTCCGCATCCTGTGCGCCGTGCGCGAAGGCGAGTGGGGCGTGGCGGGCTTGAACACGGCCATCGAACTGCGGCTGGAAAAGGAAGGGCTGATACGCCGCAGCGAGTGGTATGTGGGACGCCCCGTGATGGTCACGCGTAACGATTACGGTACGGGCGTGTTCAACGGCGACATCGGACTGACCTTGCGCGACCCTGCGCGGCCCGGCTCCCTGCGTGTGTATTTCCTGGAAGGCGAGAACGTGCGCAGCGTGCTGGCCACACGTTTGCGCCATGTGGAGACGGCGTTCGCCATGACGGTACATAAATCGCAAGGCTCGGAGTTTCGCCATACGGTGTTGGTGCTGCCGCAGGAAGGCGGCGCCATGCTGGCGCGCGAACTGGTCTACACGGGCATCACGCGCGCGCGCGACTTTTTTACCCTCGTCTCGCCCACGCAGGCCGTGCTGTTCGACGCGATTCTGCGCCGCACGCAGCGGGCCAGCGGCTTGAGGGGGCTGATCGGCTGA
- the recC gene encoding exodeoxyribonuclease V subunit gamma, whose product MHTPVTPGLLILHGNQLEQLRAAVFQWLRQHPLAPLETDIFLVQSNGVAEWLKIALAEEMGVCAATRIALPARLLWESYRGMLGRERVPRVSPFDKSPLTWRLMRLLPSLLADPVFAPLRYFLADGDCERRLQLAERLADLFDQYQVYRADWLADWAAGRDQLRTARGDAIALKEDQRWQAQLWRAVGLDVEAFERDTGRADIHDAFLAAIAAGEPPAGKLPRRVVLFGVSALPYQTLQALAALARHTQVVLAVPNPCQFYWGDIIDGRDLLRAENKRQRQRNGTDLAQIPLEALHAHSHPLLASWGRQGRDFIRMLDEFDEHAQAEGRDDSLRIDLFGEETGETLLQQVQVAIRELRPLAEHEQVPPEAGDRSIEFHVAHSVQREVEVLHDQLLAMFAHSAVTGLRPRDVVVMVPDIDTFTAAIHAVFGQYRRNDERFIPFEIGDVKDRSVNPLLVALEWLLQLPQQRCRQSEVRDLLDVPALAARFGLQPDDLATLGAWIEGAGVRWGLDQAHRAGLGLGAAGEQNAWIFGVRRMLLGYASGSGASFGGIEPYAEVGGLDAALAGSLAQLVEALLHWRTVLAGACTPAEWGVQARALLSAFFDADDEGDRLTLAQLEGALQGWLETCEHAGFVEQVPLSVLRVAWLGALDEPTLNHQFVSGGVTFCTLMPMRAVPFRVVCLLGMNDGDFPRRAQKADFDLLALPGMARPGDRSRRDDDRYLMLEALLAARDKLYVSWVGRNVRDNSEQPPSVLVSQLRDYLAAGWSLDRHLASLTTEHALQPFSRRYFEADGLLTYAREWRVAHTDADAEAQAAMLPLGPYELDPGTRLKLGELASFLRQPVKYFFRRRLSVYFADAAMLGEDEEPFGLNALERYLLEDTMLDDGGTVEALEDVRASLEARAGKLAREGVLPIGLIGQQVQAQLVEALVPVRSAWLSLRASFPLAADKRAINLPFGEVQIDDWLDKLCSNGQETAWLMQISSKVTDKGGLARGDKLMLMWLRQLAAAALGFPVTGYLVARDAIVSMAPLDPATSRAALATLLALWREGMNHPLPTACKTGLALVQQGDPRAVYDGGFDMSGEREELCLARLWPEFSALAAEEAWEDCTRELYGPLADWLQQHITIDPISAPFDGAGEEQ is encoded by the coding sequence ATGCATACTCCCGTCACGCCCGGCCTCCTCATCCTGCATGGCAACCAGCTGGAACAGCTGCGCGCCGCCGTCTTCCAGTGGCTGCGCCAGCATCCGCTGGCGCCCCTGGAAACGGATATCTTCCTGGTGCAGTCGAACGGCGTGGCTGAATGGCTGAAGATCGCCCTGGCCGAGGAGATGGGGGTGTGCGCCGCCACGCGCATCGCGCTGCCGGCGCGCCTGCTATGGGAAAGCTACCGGGGCATGCTGGGGCGCGAGCGCGTCCCGCGCGTGTCGCCGTTCGATAAATCTCCGCTGACCTGGCGCCTGATGCGTCTTTTACCCTCTTTGCTGGCCGACCCGGTATTCGCGCCGCTGCGCTACTTCCTTGCCGATGGCGATTGCGAACGCCGGCTGCAACTGGCCGAGCGCCTGGCCGACTTGTTCGACCAGTACCAGGTCTACCGCGCCGACTGGCTGGCCGATTGGGCGGCCGGGCGCGACCAGTTGCGCACGGCGCGCGGTGATGCCATCGCCTTGAAGGAAGACCAGCGCTGGCAGGCGCAGTTGTGGCGCGCCGTGGGCCTGGATGTCGAGGCTTTCGAGCGCGACACGGGCCGCGCCGACATCCACGACGCTTTCCTGGCGGCGATCGCCGCCGGCGAGCCGCCTGCCGGCAAGCTGCCGCGCCGGGTGGTGCTGTTTGGCGTGTCGGCCTTGCCGTACCAGACCTTGCAGGCGCTGGCCGCGCTGGCGCGCCACACGCAGGTGGTGCTGGCCGTGCCCAATCCATGCCAGTTTTACTGGGGCGATATCATCGACGGGCGCGACTTGCTGCGCGCGGAAAACAAGCGCCAGCGGCAGCGCAACGGCACCGACCTGGCGCAAATTCCGCTCGAAGCGCTGCATGCGCACAGCCATCCGCTGCTGGCCAGCTGGGGCAGGCAAGGGCGCGATTTCATCCGCATGCTCGACGAATTCGACGAACACGCGCAAGCCGAAGGGCGCGACGACAGCCTGCGCATCGACCTGTTTGGCGAGGAAACGGGCGAGACCCTGCTGCAGCAGGTGCAGGTTGCCATCCGCGAACTGCGTCCGCTGGCCGAGCATGAGCAGGTGCCGCCAGAGGCCGGCGACCGCTCGATCGAATTTCACGTGGCGCACAGCGTGCAGCGCGAAGTGGAAGTGCTGCACGACCAGCTGCTGGCCATGTTCGCGCACAGCGCCGTGACGGGCTTGCGTCCGCGCGACGTGGTGGTGATGGTGCCCGATATCGACACCTTTACGGCCGCCATCCACGCCGTCTTCGGCCAGTACCGGCGCAATGACGAACGTTTCATTCCGTTCGAGATCGGCGACGTGAAGGACCGCAGCGTCAACCCGCTGCTCGTCGCGCTCGAGTGGCTGCTGCAACTGCCGCAGCAGCGTTGCCGCCAGAGCGAAGTCCGCGACCTGCTCGACGTACCGGCGCTGGCGGCCCGCTTTGGCCTGCAGCCGGACGACCTGGCCACCCTGGGCGCCTGGATCGAAGGGGCGGGCGTGCGCTGGGGCCTGGACCAGGCGCACCGCGCCGGCCTGGGACTGGGCGCGGCGGGCGAACAGAATGCGTGGATCTTCGGCGTGCGGCGCATGCTGCTCGGTTATGCCAGCGGCAGTGGCGCCAGCTTTGGCGGCATCGAGCCGTATGCGGAAGTGGGCGGCCTCGATGCGGCGCTGGCGGGATCCCTGGCGCAGCTGGTCGAGGCGCTGCTGCACTGGCGCACCGTACTGGCCGGCGCCTGCACGCCAGCCGAGTGGGGCGTGCAGGCGCGCGCGCTGCTGTCCGCCTTCTTCGATGCCGACGACGAGGGCGACCGCCTGACCCTGGCGCAGCTGGAAGGCGCCTTGCAGGGCTGGCTGGAAACCTGCGAGCATGCGGGCTTTGTCGAGCAGGTGCCGCTGTCCGTGCTGCGCGTGGCGTGGCTGGGCGCGCTGGACGAGCCGACCCTGAACCACCAGTTTGTCTCCGGTGGCGTCACGTTTTGCACTCTGATGCCGATGCGCGCCGTGCCGTTCCGCGTCGTGTGCCTGCTGGGCATGAATGATGGCGATTTTCCGCGCCGCGCGCAGAAGGCCGATTTCGACTTGCTGGCGCTGCCCGGCATGGCGCGCCCGGGCGACCGCTCGCGCCGCGACGATGACCGCTACCTGATGCTCGAAGCCTTGCTGGCCGCGCGCGACAAACTGTATGTGAGCTGGGTGGGGCGCAATGTGCGCGACAATTCCGAGCAGCCGCCGTCCGTGCTGGTGTCGCAGCTGCGCGATTACCTGGCCGCCGGCTGGTCGCTGGACCGGCACCTGGCGTCGCTCACCACCGAGCATGCGCTGCAGCCATTCAGCCGCCGCTATTTCGAGGCCGATGGTTTGCTCACCTATGCGCGTGAATGGCGCGTGGCCCATACCGATGCCGATGCGGAGGCGCAGGCCGCTATGCTGCCGCTGGGTCCCTACGAGCTCGATCCCGGCACGCGTTTGAAGCTGGGCGAGCTGGCCAGCTTCCTGCGCCAGCCCGTCAAATACTTTTTCCGCCGCCGCTTGAGCGTGTATTTTGCCGACGCGGCCATGCTGGGCGAGGATGAAGAGCCGTTCGGCCTGAATGCGCTCGAGCGCTATCTGCTGGAAGACACCATGCTGGACGACGGCGGCACCGTCGAGGCGCTCGAAGACGTGCGCGCCAGCCTGGAAGCGCGCGCAGGGAAGCTGGCGCGCGAAGGCGTACTGCCCATCGGCCTGATCGGCCAGCAGGTGCAGGCGCAGCTGGTCGAGGCGCTGGTGCCCGTGCGCAGTGCGTGGCTGTCCTTGCGCGCTTCGTTTCCGCTGGCGGCCGACAAGCGCGCCATCAATTTGCCCTTCGGCGAAGTGCAGATCGACGACTGGCTGGATAAATTGTGCAGCAACGGGCAAGAGACGGCCTGGCTGATGCAGATTTCTTCGAAAGTGACGGACAAGGGCGGCCTGGCGCGCGGCGACAAGCTGATGCTGATGTGGCTGCGCCAGCTGGCCGCCGCCGCCCTCGGTTTTCCCGTCACCGGCTACCTGGTGGCGCGCGACGCCATCGTCAGCATGGCGCCGCTCGATCCGGCCACTTCGCGCGCAGCGCTGGCCACCTTGCTGGCGCTGTGGCGCGAAGGCATGAACCATCCGTTGCCTACGGCGTGCAAGACGGGCCTGGCGCTGGTGCAGCAGGGCGACCCGCGCGCCGTCTACGATGGCGGCTTTGACATGTCGGGCGAGCGCGAAGAACTGTGCCTGGCGCGCCTGTGGCCCGAGTTTTCCGCGCTGGCCGCCGAGGAAGCATGGGAAGACTGTACGCGCGAGCTGTACGGTCCGCTGGCTGACTGGCTGCAACAGCACATCACGATCGACCCGATTAGCGCGCCCTTCGATGGCGCGGGAGAAGAACAATGA
- the recB gene encoding exodeoxyribonuclease V subunit beta, with protein sequence MTSHLLKPLVFPLHGSRLIEASAGTGKTWTIAALYVRLVLGHGDDDSRFARPLLPADILVMTFTRAATRELSNRVRERLIEAAAYFRNEFRIESGGSDPFLDALLESYPDESERQKAAHRLMLAAETMDEAAIFTIDAWCQRMLREHAFDSGSLFDEELVSDEQALFEDAAHDYWRQQVYPLPPQALDVLLACWPDVGALKKGARELARRADIMGMADEEPLSALIVREQRALAAQLATLKAGWVERVERMAAWINDHRAANPKCFNGVKMKPENLAKWFDGLRRWAQDPLLLQPAITAKAWERLTPFGIEDAFAKSFTAQVPECFEHTEALGIALAALTPLAHKLHLHAAAAIARRMDQLKRQSRQFGFADMLQRLHDALAGENGAALRQRIIDQYPLAMVDEFQDTAPAQYQIFNLLYRIADNEPSLGLFLIGDPKQSIYGFRGADIQSYLAARRATTGRHYQLGTNYRSTAPLVAAVNQLFLHAERDEVPAGAFRYRKGGENPLPFEAVDAQGRAEHLVNAGGPLPALLAACASDEGLRGDSYREYFAQHCAEHVVAMLGDAQAGFAGPDGFVRLQPADVAILVRDRKEAAAIRRALARRRVASVYLSDKDSVVDSEEAQDVLRWLAALANPLDGGLARAAFATRTIGLSLGELARLSSDELEWERRVEQLKALHLIWQRQGVLAMLRRFIHELQLPAMLLQQTGGERRLTNLLHLAELLQSASRQLDGEQALIRWLAEQIAGEGEGGDERVLRLESDAELVKVITVHKSKGLEYPLVYLPFAVTARKVDKRNRSFFEYAGEDGERRLDLSLSDEAMAAVEEARIEEDLRLLYVALTRARHFLWLGVAAQAARKAGENTLHESALGYLLTGGDKLPSDQLLLRWQQVAGSCDAIYVSALAQPDACTVLDRVERRPELRPAPVFVGEFERDWSVGSFTSLTRQIGAVAAAHVPQRALEETLLEDGTAVAVTSPMQMGDAPWHRFPRGSVPGNFLHEQLEWMGSEGFDSVHDDNFNTRLAARCERGGWGHRQEDAIAWLREIALTPLPLLDASLSQLDSTLSEMEFWFPSEHLSTGALDLLCTRLLLDGAPRPVLPRRQLHGMLKGFADLVIEQDGRYWVLDYKSNALGANDAAYHTAALAAGMAQHRYDIQGAIYMLALHRLLKSRLGDAYHPAEHLGGAIFLFLRGIANVDTHGCYWLAPQLELMDGLDQLLEETEHHAA encoded by the coding sequence ATGACGAGCCATTTGCTCAAGCCCTTGGTGTTCCCGCTGCATGGCTCGCGCCTGATCGAAGCGTCTGCCGGCACGGGCAAGACCTGGACCATCGCCGCGCTGTATGTGCGGCTCGTGCTGGGGCATGGCGACGACGACAGCCGTTTTGCGCGTCCGCTGCTGCCGGCCGATATCCTCGTGATGACGTTTACTCGCGCCGCCACGCGCGAATTGTCGAACCGCGTGCGCGAACGCCTGATCGAGGCCGCCGCTTATTTTCGCAATGAGTTCCGCATTGAATCCGGCGGCAGCGACCCCTTTCTCGACGCCTTGCTGGAATCCTATCCGGACGAGAGCGAGCGGCAAAAGGCCGCGCACCGCTTGATGCTGGCCGCCGAGACGATGGATGAAGCGGCCATCTTCACCATCGACGCTTGGTGCCAGCGCATGCTGCGCGAGCACGCCTTCGACAGCGGCAGTCTGTTCGACGAGGAACTGGTCAGCGACGAGCAAGCCCTGTTCGAGGATGCGGCCCACGATTACTGGCGCCAGCAAGTCTATCCCTTGCCCCCGCAGGCGCTCGATGTGCTGCTGGCATGCTGGCCCGACGTCGGCGCGCTGAAGAAAGGCGCGCGCGAGCTGGCGCGCCGCGCGGACATCATGGGCATGGCGGACGAGGAGCCGTTGTCCGCGCTGATCGTGCGCGAACAGCGGGCGCTGGCCGCGCAGCTGGCCACCCTGAAGGCGGGCTGGGTCGAGCGCGTGGAGCGGATGGCCGCCTGGATCAATGACCACCGCGCCGCCAATCCCAAGTGTTTTAACGGCGTCAAGATGAAGCCGGAGAATCTGGCGAAGTGGTTCGACGGCTTGCGCCGCTGGGCGCAGGATCCGCTCTTGCTGCAGCCAGCCATCACGGCCAAGGCATGGGAACGCTTGACGCCGTTCGGCATCGAGGATGCGTTTGCCAAGAGCTTCACGGCGCAGGTGCCCGAGTGCTTCGAACATACCGAGGCGCTGGGAATCGCCCTGGCGGCCCTTACGCCGCTGGCGCACAAATTGCACCTGCATGCGGCGGCGGCCATCGCGCGGCGCATGGATCAATTGAAGCGCCAGTCGCGCCAGTTCGGCTTTGCCGACATGCTGCAGCGCTTGCACGACGCGCTGGCCGGCGAGAATGGCGCGGCCCTGCGCCAGCGCATCATCGACCAGTATCCGCTGGCCATGGTCGATGAATTCCAGGATACGGCGCCGGCCCAGTATCAGATATTCAACCTGCTGTACCGCATCGCCGACAACGAACCGTCGCTGGGACTGTTTTTGATCGGCGACCCGAAACAGTCGATCTACGGCTTTCGCGGCGCCGACATCCAGAGCTATCTGGCGGCGCGGCGCGCGACAACGGGACGCCATTACCAGCTGGGCACCAACTACCGTTCGACGGCGCCGCTGGTGGCGGCTGTCAACCAGCTGTTCCTGCACGCCGAACGCGACGAGGTGCCAGCGGGCGCCTTCCGCTACCGTAAAGGGGGCGAGAATCCGTTGCCGTTCGAGGCCGTCGACGCCCAGGGCCGCGCCGAGCATCTGGTGAACGCCGGCGGTCCGCTGCCGGCCCTGCTGGCCGCCTGCGCCAGCGATGAAGGACTGCGCGGCGACAGCTATCGCGAGTATTTCGCGCAGCATTGCGCCGAGCACGTCGTCGCCATGCTGGGCGATGCGCAAGCCGGTTTCGCTGGACCTGACGGATTTGTGCGCCTGCAGCCGGCCGATGTCGCCATCCTCGTGCGCGACCGCAAGGAAGCGGCCGCCATCCGCCGCGCGCTGGCGCGCCGCCGGGTCGCCAGCGTCTACCTGTCCGACAAGGATTCCGTCGTCGACAGCGAGGAAGCGCAAGATGTGCTGCGCTGGCTGGCGGCGCTGGCCAACCCGCTTGACGGGGGACTGGCGCGCGCCGCGTTTGCCACGCGCACCATCGGCCTGTCACTGGGCGAGCTGGCGCGCCTGTCGAGCGATGAACTGGAATGGGAACGCCGGGTCGAGCAACTGAAGGCCTTGCACCTGATCTGGCAGCGCCAGGGCGTGCTGGCCATGCTGCGCCGCTTCATCCACGAATTGCAACTGCCGGCCATGCTGCTGCAGCAGACGGGTGGCGAGCGGCGGCTGACGAATCTGCTGCACCTGGCGGAACTGCTGCAATCGGCCAGCCGCCAGCTCGATGGCGAGCAGGCGCTGATACGCTGGCTGGCCGAGCAGATCGCCGGCGAAGGCGAGGGCGGCGACGAGCGCGTGCTGCGCCTGGAAAGCGATGCGGAACTGGTCAAGGTCATCACCGTGCACAAATCCAAGGGCCTCGAATACCCGCTCGTGTATCTGCCGTTTGCCGTCACGGCGCGCAAGGTGGATAAACGCAACCGCAGCTTCTTCGAGTATGCGGGCGAAGATGGCGAACGCCGCCTCGACCTGTCCCTGTCCGACGAGGCCATGGCGGCGGTCGAAGAGGCGCGCATCGAGGAAGACTTGCGGCTCCTGTACGTGGCCCTGACGCGCGCGCGCCACTTCCTGTGGCTGGGTGTGGCCGCCCAGGCGGCGCGCAAGGCGGGCGAGAACACCCTGCACGAATCGGCGCTCGGTTACCTGTTGACGGGCGGCGACAAGCTGCCGTCTGACCAGCTGCTGCTGCGCTGGCAGCAGGTGGCGGGCAGTTGCGACGCCATTTATGTCAGCGCGCTGGCGCAGCCCGATGCCTGCACGGTGCTGGACCGGGTCGAGCGGCGCCCCGAGCTACGCCCCGCACCCGTGTTCGTGGGCGAATTCGAGCGCGACTGGTCGGTGGGCAGCTTTACGTCGCTGACGCGCCAGATCGGCGCCGTGGCGGCCGCGCATGTGCCGCAACGGGCGCTGGAGGAAACCCTGCTGGAAGATGGCACGGCTGTCGCCGTGACCTCACCGATGCAAATGGGCGACGCGCCATGGCACCGCTTCCCGCGTGGCTCCGTGCCCGGCAATTTCTTGCACGAGCAGCTCGAGTGGATGGGCAGCGAAGGTTTTGACAGCGTCCACGACGACAATTTCAATACCCGTCTGGCTGCGCGCTGCGAACGGGGCGGCTGGGGCCATCGCCAGGAAGACGCCATCGCCTGGCTCAGGGAAATCGCCCTCACGCCGCTGCCGCTGCTCGATGCGTCGCTGTCGCAGCTCGATAGCACCCTGTCCGAGATGGAATTCTGGTTCCCCAGCGAGCATTTGTCCACGGGGGCGCTCGATCTGCTGTGCACGCGCTTGCTGCTCGATGGCGCGCCGCGCCCCGTGCTGCCCCGGCGCCAGCTGCACGGCATGTTGAAAGGCTTTGCCGACCTGGTCATCGAACAGGATGGCCGCTACTGGGTGCTCGACTACAAGTCGAACGCGCTGGGCGCCAACGACGCGGCCTACCACACGGCCGCGCTGGCGGCCGGCATGGCGCAGCACCGCTATGATATCCAGGGCGCCATCTACATGCTGGCCCTGCACCGGCTGCTGAAAAGTCGCCTCGGTGATGCGTATCACCCGGCCGAGCACCTGGGCGGCGCCATCTTCCTGTTCCTGCGCGGTATCGCGAATGTGGATACGCATGGCTGCTACTGGCTGGCGCCGCAGCTGGAACTGATGGATGGCCTCGATCAACTGTTAGAAGAAACGGAACACCATGCAGCATAA